The proteins below are encoded in one region of Desulfonatronum thioautotrophicum:
- a CDS encoding tetratricopeptide repeat protein has product MSILHDSLERHRRDTAATTSPSAPWSLPEPEAPRRTVHGLLTRRTQLLLGGLLLFSLGAWGIVQIWPVSGMPPEGTGAGNRPEVSSFSMSTASAPSEPARAVREPIVHIVEGRDEPVSRQTASSPSPALPRPHDPAVVQSVAESDSDGIGDKPLDASPFMLDQRALQELNLRLSTLLAALDRTIDTPGDQTFSAFPDQAKTRGADDKPGLNAFTPVEDSHAHSVGIPGGIHGDTVDGKAPKSPEVHISVRTSASPLDMTTVRVLEEELGLALRAGNWAAFDMAYNQLASLRTGEILSRWQAARAMAQGDFEQARQLLEVLHRANPYDLQAGLNLTLVYKAQGRIAKARTIARNLANRHPLDPGLQDVLDRLESTRAR; this is encoded by the coding sequence TTGAGCATTCTGCATGACAGCCTCGAGCGGCATCGCCGGGATACAGCCGCCACGACGAGTCCCTCCGCGCCGTGGTCCTTGCCCGAACCCGAGGCCCCTCGTCGAACGGTGCACGGTCTTTTGACCCGCCGGACCCAATTGTTGCTGGGCGGACTATTGCTGTTCAGCCTGGGAGCATGGGGAATCGTCCAGATATGGCCGGTGTCCGGGATGCCTCCCGAGGGAACGGGAGCTGGGAATCGCCCTGAGGTCTCCTCTTTCTCCATGTCAACGGCTTCCGCGCCGTCCGAACCGGCACGGGCCGTCCGCGAGCCCATCGTGCACATCGTGGAAGGCCGGGACGAGCCTGTATCCCGCCAAACTGCATCATCCCCATCGCCGGCCTTACCTCGGCCCCATGATCCGGCCGTGGTTCAATCCGTGGCTGAGAGCGACAGTGACGGTATTGGGGACAAACCGCTGGATGCATCCCCGTTTATGCTGGATCAGCGGGCCCTACAGGAGTTGAATCTGCGCTTGTCCACACTCCTGGCAGCCTTGGACCGCACCATTGACACGCCTGGGGATCAAACGTTCAGCGCTTTCCCAGATCAGGCAAAGACCAGGGGGGCGGATGACAAACCCGGCCTGAATGCATTCACGCCGGTGGAGGACTCTCATGCGCATTCAGTTGGTATTCCTGGGGGCATTCATGGGGACACCGTCGACGGAAAGGCTCCGAAGTCGCCAGAGGTGCATATCTCCGTGCGCACCAGTGCATCACCCCTGGATATGACTACGGTCAGAGTTCTGGAGGAGGAGTTGGGACTGGCCTTGCGAGCTGGGAACTGGGCGGCCTTTGACATGGCCTACAATCAGCTGGCGAGCCTGCGCACGGGAGAGATATTGTCCCGCTGGCAGGCGGCCCGGGCCATGGCCCAGGGGGACTTTGAGCAGGCCAGGCAGCTTTTGGAAGTGCTGCATCGCGCGAACCCGTATGACCTTCAGGCGGGCTTGAACCTGACTCTGGTCTATAAGGCCCAGGGCCGGATCGCGAAGGCCCGGACCATTGCCCGCAATTTGGCGAACCGGCACCCCCTTGATCCCGGGCTTCAGGACGTACTGGATCGCCTGGAAAGCACAAGAGCCCGATAG
- a CDS encoding ferritin-like domain-containing protein, whose protein sequence is METATGSASKEERRAKVIEVLNKARAMELHAISQYMNQHYGLDDMDYGELAANQKLIAIDEMRHAEMFAERVKELGGEPTTDPAAKAQKGQDVETIFTFDANLEDNTVDVYNQFLLVCRDNGDSISMKLFEQIIDEEQAHFNHFDNVADHIKTLGNVYLSKIAGTPASTGGYGKGFALNQGAA, encoded by the coding sequence GTGGAAACAGCCACAGGATCCGCAAGCAAGGAAGAGCGCAGGGCCAAGGTCATCGAGGTCCTGAACAAGGCCCGGGCCATGGAACTGCACGCCATTTCCCAGTACATGAACCAGCACTACGGCCTGGACGACATGGATTACGGCGAATTGGCCGCCAACCAGAAGCTGATCGCCATTGACGAAATGCGTCACGCGGAAATGTTCGCCGAGCGGGTCAAGGAACTCGGCGGTGAGCCGACCACTGACCCCGCTGCCAAAGCCCAAAAAGGTCAAGACGTGGAAACCATCTTCACCTTTGACGCCAACCTGGAAGACAACACCGTTGATGTCTACAACCAGTTCCTGCTGGTCTGTCGCGATAACGGAGACAGCATCAGCATGAAGCTCTTCGAGCAGATCATCGACGAAGAACAGGCCCACTTCAACCACTTCGACAACGTTGCCGACCACATCAAAACCCTGGGCAACGTCTACCTCTCCAAAATTGCCGGCACCCCCGCCTCCACCGGCGGATACGGCAAAGGCTTCGCCCTAAACCAGGGCGCGGCCTAA